In a genomic window of Pseudomonadota bacterium:
- a CDS encoding mitochondrial fission ELM1 family protein yields MARPVVWCLSDGKPGHENQSRGLIRALGRLTALECHELNGRGAGRPALWPTIAAWFRPGQGLPDPALLIGAGHATHLPMLAARMARGGRAVVLMKPSLPLCWFDLCLIPEHDRPPLRDNVLVTQGVLNTVRASDGVRPGIGLILVGGPSSHHRWDGPALVRMVRTILDAHPMVAWRIADSRRTPACTRHLLRASLSTGASPSTGASPSTGAVPNCAFVPHEETGPEWLSTALAEAGTVWVTEDSVSMLYEALSVGAATGLLPVPRRRSSRPSRGVDALLASGQVTAFERWAEGVALPRSAVLLNEAERCARALLARWPEIDGR; encoded by the coding sequence ATGGCTAGGCCAGTGGTGTGGTGCCTGTCGGACGGGAAGCCGGGACACGAGAACCAGAGCCGCGGCCTCATTCGGGCACTCGGACGGCTCACGGCCCTCGAATGCCATGAGCTGAACGGGCGCGGCGCGGGGCGCCCGGCCCTGTGGCCGACGATCGCGGCCTGGTTCAGGCCCGGTCAGGGCCTACCGGACCCCGCGCTCCTCATCGGCGCGGGGCACGCGACCCACCTGCCGATGCTCGCCGCACGCATGGCCCGTGGGGGCCGGGCGGTCGTGCTCATGAAGCCGAGCCTCCCGCTCTGCTGGTTCGACCTCTGCCTTATCCCCGAGCACGACCGTCCACCGCTTCGGGACAACGTGCTCGTGACGCAGGGCGTCTTGAATACCGTGCGGGCCTCGGACGGCGTAAGGCCGGGGATCGGGCTTATCCTCGTGGGCGGGCCCTCGTCCCATCACCGCTGGGACGGCCCCGCGCTCGTGCGCATGGTGCGCACCATCCTCGATGCACACCCGATGGTCGCGTGGCGGATCGCCGACTCGCGCCGCACCCCCGCGTGTACCCGCCATCTGCTCCGCGCGTCGCTATCTACTGGGGCATCGCCATCTACTGGGGCATCGCCATCTACTGGGGCGGTTCCCAACTGCGCCTTCGTGCCGCATGAGGAGACCGGGCCCGAATGGCTGTCCACGGCGCTCGCCGAGGCGGGAACGGTGTGGGTCACCGAGGACAGCGTATCGATGCTCTATGAGGCCCTGAGCGTCGGTGCCGCGACCGGGCTCCTACCGGTACCGAGGCGCCGCTCGAGCCGGCCGAGCCGCGGCGTGGATGCGCTGCTCGCGAGCGGGCAGGTCACGGCCTTCGAGCGCTGGGCCGAGGGGGTGGCGCTGCCGCGTTCGGCAGTGCTCCTGAACGAGGCCGAGCGTTGCGCCCGCGCCCTCCTCGCGCGCTGGCCGGAGATCGACGGCCGGTGA
- a CDS encoding zinc-finger domain-containing protein has product MRTASRAAGKATPNDRNRYEVTDADLPLHCPLPEMSLWDSHPRVYLPIEGTGEAKCPYCGADFILVERRTSR; this is encoded by the coding sequence ATGCGTACAGCGTCGCGGGCGGCGGGGAAGGCCACGCCCAACGATCGGAATCGCTACGAGGTGACGGATGCGGACCTGCCGCTGCACTGCCCGCTGCCCGAGATGAGCCTCTGGGACTCGCATCCGCGGGTCTATCTCCCCATCGAGGGCACCGGAGAAGCCAAATGCCCCTATTGCGGCGCGGACTTCATCCTGGTCGAGCGGCGCACGTCTCGCTGA
- a CDS encoding branched-chain amino acid transaminase, with product MTMADRDGLIWLDGAMVPWREAKVHVLTHTLHYSMGVFEGIRAYETGRGTAIFRLAEHIGRLCRSARILGIPMPYDHATLTEVCRRVVRDNDLKSAYIRPLVFYGAEGMGLRADNLKAHAMVAAWYWGPYLGAAGQEGGIRIQTSSYTRHHVNITMCKAKANGNYMNSMLALQEALRCGYDEALMLDPEGYVCEGSGENIFLVRAGVLYTPDLTSALEGITRDSIITLCAEIGVPVKEKRITRDEVYIADECFFTGTAAEVTPIREADGRVIGDGGPGPITQQLKSLYFDQVHGRGQGHPDWVTLVDG from the coding sequence ATGACGATGGCGGATCGTGATGGGCTCATCTGGCTGGATGGGGCAATGGTCCCGTGGCGGGAGGCGAAGGTCCATGTGTTGACCCACACCTTGCACTACAGCATGGGGGTCTTTGAGGGGATCCGGGCCTACGAGACGGGGCGGGGTACGGCGATCTTTCGGCTGGCCGAGCACATCGGGCGGCTTTGCCGCTCGGCCCGGATCCTCGGGATCCCGATGCCTTACGACCACGCCACCTTGACCGAGGTGTGCCGGCGGGTGGTGCGGGACAACGACTTGAAGAGCGCCTATATCCGGCCCCTGGTCTTCTACGGTGCCGAGGGGATGGGGCTGCGCGCCGACAACCTGAAGGCCCACGCGATGGTGGCGGCCTGGTACTGGGGACCTTATCTCGGCGCCGCCGGCCAGGAGGGGGGGATCCGCATCCAGACCTCTTCCTATACCCGCCATCATGTCAACATCACCATGTGCAAGGCCAAGGCGAACGGCAACTACATGAACTCCATGTTGGCCCTGCAGGAGGCCTTGCGCTGCGGCTATGACGAGGCCTTGATGCTCGATCCGGAGGGCTATGTGTGCGAGGGCAGCGGCGAGAACATCTTCCTGGTGCGCGCCGGGGTGCTCTATACCCCCGATCTGACCTCGGCCCTGGAGGGCATCACGCGTGACTCCATCATCACGCTGTGTGCCGAGATCGGCGTCCCGGTCAAGGAGAAGCGCATCACCCGCGACGAGGTCTACATCGCCGACGAGTGCTTCTTCACGGGCACCGCGGCCGAGGTCACGCCCATCCGTGAGGCGGACGGCCGCGTCATCGGCGACGGCGGCCCGGGTCCCATCACCCAACAGCTCAAGTCGCTGTACTTCGACCAGGTGCACGGGCGCGGCCAGGGGCACCCCGATTGGGTGACCTTGGTGGATGGCTGA
- a CDS encoding sorbosone dehydrogenase family protein, producing MLLFPDRSPHAAEVKVLTGKAALGDWTTDAPGVRRRLTLNDLPAPNAAESARNKPNLVKRPEGAWPKVPDGFKVEELARELKNPRVIVAAPNGDLFVAESKADRVRVLHDADGDGEPELSEVFAGDLNQPFGIAFHPPGPEPRHIYIANTDAVVRLPYRSGQTKAEGEPEKLVELSGGGQLTGGGHWTRDLVFSRDGKKMFVSVGSKSNVDDGEAENDRARIFEYDPDGKNGRVFATGIRNPVGLAIHPETGELWTSVNERDEIGDDLVPDYVTRVQEGGFYGWPWFYMGGHQDPRHPGKHADLKGKVLTPDVLIQSHSASLDLAFYDGSQFPAEYRQHAFAAEHGSWNRTRRTGYKVIHIPTENGKATGEYIDFLTGFVTPEGDVWGRPVGIAVAKDGALLVTDDGGECIWRVSYAGPKK from the coding sequence ATGCTGTTGTTCCCGGACCGCTCACCGCACGCGGCCGAAGTGAAGGTGCTCACCGGCAAAGCGGCGCTGGGCGATTGGACGACCGACGCGCCGGGCGTGCGGCGGAGATTGACGCTCAACGATCTTCCCGCGCCGAACGCCGCGGAGTCCGCCAGGAACAAGCCGAACCTCGTCAAGCGCCCCGAGGGCGCGTGGCCGAAGGTGCCGGACGGATTCAAAGTCGAAGAGCTCGCGCGCGAGTTGAAGAATCCGCGCGTGATCGTCGCGGCGCCGAACGGCGATCTCTTCGTCGCCGAGAGCAAAGCCGACCGGGTGCGCGTGCTGCACGATGCGGACGGCGATGGCGAGCCGGAGCTGAGCGAGGTCTTCGCCGGTGACTTGAACCAGCCGTTTGGCATCGCCTTTCACCCGCCCGGCCCGGAGCCGCGGCACATCTACATCGCGAACACCGACGCGGTCGTGCGGCTGCCGTACCGCAGCGGCCAGACGAAGGCGGAAGGCGAGCCGGAGAAACTCGTCGAGCTCTCGGGCGGCGGACAACTCACGGGCGGCGGCCACTGGACGCGCGACCTCGTCTTTTCGCGAGACGGAAAAAAGATGTTCGTCTCCGTCGGCTCGAAATCGAACGTTGATGACGGCGAGGCCGAGAACGATCGAGCCCGCATTTTCGAGTACGATCCCGACGGCAAAAACGGGCGCGTCTTCGCGACCGGCATCCGCAATCCCGTCGGGCTCGCCATTCATCCGGAAACCGGGGAGCTGTGGACGTCTGTGAACGAACGCGACGAGATCGGCGACGACCTCGTGCCAGATTACGTGACGCGCGTGCAGGAGGGCGGCTTTTACGGCTGGCCGTGGTTTTACATGGGCGGTCATCAAGATCCGCGGCACCCGGGCAAGCACGCGGACCTGAAGGGAAAAGTTCTGACGCCCGACGTGCTCATCCAATCGCACTCCGCGTCGCTCGACCTGGCGTTCTACGATGGCAGCCAGTTCCCCGCTGAGTACCGCCAGCACGCCTTTGCCGCCGAGCACGGCTCCTGGAATCGCACCCGCCGCACCGGCTACAAAGTCATCCACATCCCGACGGAAAACGGAAAGGCGACCGGCGAATACATCGACTTCCTGACCGGCTTCGTCACGCCGGAGGGCGATGTCTGGGGCCGGCCCGTCGGCATCGCGGTGGCCAAAGATGGGGCCTTGCTCGTGACCGACGACGGCGGCGAATGCATTTGGCGCGTGAGCTACGCAGGGCCGAAAAAATGA
- a CDS encoding prolyl oligopeptidase family serine peptidase, translating into MGRRKLRHPLARRPSLASVTGAWSPSLSPNGAFIAYVSDRDGAPRVWLHSRRDGTEICLATGPEPVQQVHWSVDGDWLAVLLAPGGSPRTQVWVVRPDGRDLHEVTGSREGAAFLGPWTHEPGVLATARTTARPAEGVAELEDAATGRRKIVASGGQPIVLDLDRENRFALVRRGPRGARTVWAVNLPIREEEQLLPDGGIGSTDLGRLSPDARTAYVRSNAGREMYALFAVTLATPDAPQTATVLAERADAELEHIVLTADGATALLLWNCAGRSDCELLDLTTGERAALLLPEPVTHDCSFSRDGRWLAMTLEGPTHPRAVWLWDREFRSWTRVTSQAPAWTPPSVYPTLERLRSDDGLEITGWLYRPRSSPIAPGPAVVHLHGGPESQERPVFNPLFQELAACGIAAFAPNVRGSSGFGHSFVNADNVEKRWGAIADVAACVRYLIDIGVAAPGRVACAGRSYGGYLTLASLVFHPALFAAGVDVCGIADFHTFYANTEPWIAVAAYPKFGHPVHDAELLRALSPIHRFDVLRAPLLVVHGENDSNVPVSEAEQVVTVARARNIAVNYLFFAGEGHELTQIQSREIFIHTAVAWLAGRL; encoded by the coding sequence GTGGGCCGGCGCAAGCTGCGGCATCCACTCGCGAGGCGGCCCAGCCTCGCCAGCGTGACCGGTGCTTGGTCACCTTCGTTATCCCCGAACGGCGCCTTCATCGCCTACGTCTCCGACCGCGACGGCGCGCCGCGCGTGTGGCTTCATAGCCGGCGCGATGGCACGGAGATTTGCCTCGCCACGGGTCCCGAGCCCGTGCAGCAAGTGCATTGGTCGGTCGACGGGGACTGGCTGGCCGTGCTCCTCGCGCCGGGCGGCTCGCCGCGGACGCAAGTGTGGGTCGTGCGCCCGGATGGTCGCGATCTGCATGAGGTTACCGGCTCCCGAGAGGGAGCGGCCTTCCTCGGTCCGTGGACGCACGAACCCGGCGTGCTCGCGACGGCACGGACGACGGCGCGGCCCGCGGAGGGCGTGGCCGAGTTGGAGGACGCAGCGACCGGCCGCCGCAAGATCGTCGCGTCGGGCGGGCAGCCCATCGTGCTCGATCTGGACCGCGAGAACCGCTTCGCACTCGTGCGTCGCGGGCCGCGCGGGGCACGAACCGTATGGGCCGTGAACCTCCCGATCCGCGAAGAGGAACAGCTTCTGCCGGACGGCGGCATCGGCTCAACCGACCTTGGGCGGCTGTCGCCAGATGCCAGGACTGCCTACGTCCGCAGCAACGCGGGCCGGGAGATGTACGCCCTCTTCGCCGTCACACTCGCAACGCCCGATGCGCCGCAGACAGCCACGGTGTTGGCGGAGCGTGCCGACGCGGAGCTGGAGCACATCGTTTTGACCGCGGATGGTGCCACGGCGCTATTGCTGTGGAACTGTGCGGGCCGGAGCGATTGCGAGCTTTTGGATCTCACGACCGGTGAACGGGCAGCGCTGCTGTTGCCCGAGCCAGTGACGCACGATTGCAGCTTCTCGCGCGATGGACGCTGGCTCGCCATGACGCTGGAAGGCCCGACGCACCCGCGAGCCGTCTGGCTGTGGGACCGGGAGTTTCGTTCCTGGACGCGCGTCACCTCGCAGGCGCCCGCATGGACGCCGCCATCGGTATATCCGACCCTCGAGCGCCTACGATCCGACGATGGACTCGAGATCACCGGCTGGCTTTACCGACCCCGGTCATCGCCGATCGCGCCGGGCCCAGCGGTCGTTCACCTCCACGGCGGCCCCGAGTCACAGGAACGTCCCGTCTTCAATCCGCTCTTCCAAGAGCTCGCCGCCTGCGGGATCGCCGCCTTTGCTCCGAACGTGCGTGGCTCGTCCGGCTTCGGTCACTCGTTCGTCAACGCCGATAACGTCGAAAAGCGCTGGGGTGCCATCGCCGACGTGGCTGCGTGTGTACGGTACCTGATCGACATCGGCGTCGCAGCACCCGGGCGAGTCGCGTGCGCCGGCAGGTCGTATGGGGGTTATCTAACGCTCGCCTCGCTCGTGTTCCACCCGGCGTTGTTCGCGGCCGGGGTCGACGTGTGCGGCATTGCAGACTTTCACACCTTTTACGCTAACACCGAGCCCTGGATCGCGGTGGCAGCCTATCCGAAATTCGGCCACCCCGTGCACGACGCCGAATTGCTGCGCGCGCTGTCACCGATCCATCGCTTCGACGTGCTGCGGGCCCCCCTGCTCGTCGTGCACGGCGAGAACGACTCGAACGTGCCGGTCAGCGAGGCCGAGCAGGTCGTGACGGTAGCTCGTGCGCGGAACATTGCCGTCAACTACCTGTTCTTCGCGGGCGAGGGGCACGAGCTCACCCAAATTCAAAGCCGCGAGATCTTCATCCACACGGCAGTCGCTTGGCTAGCGGGTCGGCTCTAG
- a CDS encoding circularly permuted type 2 ATP-grasp protein gives MSGSDGTAWQRTSLTPGVEGDLNLRASVGVSGSLPIIEGYALAGYDEALLPDGRPRPVHATVLESLCAMGPAELREREALLEREKVAASLVFRCTGDEAASAFPVDLVPRVLTSEEWRPLRDGAAQRARALDAFLNDIYGEAAILHDGILPRGLVSGSPGHRAEGAAPPPNVRRAQVCGIDIVRDGQERWFVLEDNVRWPSGVAYAIQNRRLLRRVFPELTASVDLLDPEQAPALLRQALHESAPLKAAADPASIVLLSDGPADSAYFEHHLLAEEMGVPLVVPADLLVADDVVWHVCASGQRRVDVIYLRIDDQLLQRVAGNGLPLAPQLVQAVRAGTLTLANALGSGVADDKAIYAYMPKFIEYYLGEQPRIEQVPTYHCADPEQRTQVLARLDQLVVKPLDGYGGLGVVIGPLASEEELARARLLIVEQPDRWIAQETVSLSTHPTYEDGKLRPRHIDLRMFVYYGASPVVVPAALTRVAPSGSLVVNSSRGGGAKDTWLLR, from the coding sequence ATGAGCGGGAGCGACGGCACCGCGTGGCAGCGGACCTCCTTGACTCCCGGCGTCGAGGGGGACTTGAATCTGCGCGCGTCAGTGGGCGTATCGGGGTCACTGCCGATCATCGAGGGCTACGCATTGGCCGGCTATGATGAGGCTCTGCTGCCGGATGGACGTCCTCGCCCGGTGCACGCGACAGTGCTGGAATCGCTATGCGCGATGGGCCCAGCGGAGCTGCGGGAACGCGAGGCGCTCCTCGAACGAGAGAAGGTTGCGGCGAGCTTGGTCTTCCGGTGCACCGGCGACGAGGCGGCAAGCGCCTTTCCGGTGGATCTCGTGCCGCGCGTCTTGACGAGTGAGGAGTGGCGCCCGTTGCGGGACGGCGCCGCGCAGCGAGCCCGCGCCCTTGACGCATTCTTGAACGACATCTATGGGGAGGCCGCGATCCTCCACGATGGCATTTTACCTCGCGGACTCGTCAGCGGCTCGCCCGGCCACCGCGCGGAGGGCGCGGCTCCGCCGCCAAACGTGCGACGGGCGCAGGTGTGCGGCATTGATATCGTCCGCGACGGTCAGGAGCGTTGGTTTGTGCTCGAGGACAACGTCCGCTGGCCGTCCGGTGTCGCCTACGCGATTCAGAATCGACGCCTGCTACGCCGCGTCTTTCCGGAGCTGACCGCGTCGGTCGATCTCTTGGACCCGGAGCAAGCCCCGGCGCTGCTGCGGCAGGCGCTCCACGAGTCCGCGCCGCTCAAGGCGGCTGCCGACCCGGCGAGCATCGTCCTGCTCAGCGATGGGCCGGCGGACTCCGCCTACTTCGAGCACCATCTGCTCGCCGAAGAAATGGGCGTGCCGCTGGTTGTCCCAGCGGATCTCTTGGTGGCGGACGACGTCGTCTGGCACGTCTGCGCGTCTGGGCAGCGCCGCGTCGATGTCATCTACTTGCGCATAGATGATCAGCTCCTGCAGCGGGTGGCGGGCAACGGGCTTCCGCTCGCGCCTCAGCTCGTTCAAGCGGTGCGTGCGGGCACACTGACGCTCGCCAACGCGCTCGGTAGCGGCGTCGCTGACGACAAGGCGATCTATGCCTACATGCCGAAGTTCATCGAATACTACCTCGGCGAGCAGCCGCGGATCGAGCAGGTTCCGACGTACCACTGCGCCGACCCGGAACAGCGAACGCAGGTGCTGGCACGGCTCGACCAACTGGTCGTAAAGCCATTGGATGGGTACGGCGGCCTCGGCGTAGTGATCGGTCCGCTAGCGAGCGAAGAGGAGCTCGCCCGCGCACGCTTGCTCATCGTAGAGCAACCGGATCGGTGGATTGCGCAGGAAACGGTCTCGCTGTCCACGCACCCGACGTACGAGGACGGCAAGCTGCGTCCACGGCACATCGACCTGCGGATGTTCGTGTATTACGGCGCGAGTCCGGTCGTGGTACCCGCCGCGCTGACCCGCGTCGCCCCGTCCGGCAGCCTAGTGGTCAACTCCTCGCGCGGCGGCGGTGCGAAGGACACGTGGCTGCTCCGATGA
- a CDS encoding glutamate-cysteine ligase family protein, protein MSGTHRRKGLEQEFFLVDEAGLLSHRADEFLQRCRKVAQAEGRSPEYFAPEWVKHMIEINTPAVYTLGELAHEYLNNLRLALRVGREMHLRLYPLSTYPLHITPMIRNKQRYHVQVRTVGYERFLHAGRCTGTHLHLDLPEETLDARVGVAYGAPKAAQEELLNTYNLATALDPAMIALSRACPFYEGRRMNVSAHTVRYRGSDAFGWEGAYTHLQPVGGLQPYAASTEELVELQFARYYAWLEAMDRAGVERAVFQEAGGDLLKAAWNRVRLNGIGTVEMRGIDSNYPEIILALATLVYTAADRVTREHLTVRPAQGARVFELTRTGLVMPDFKYLDGDLLYAAVTEGVKSPEVKAYLDSILEFIIPKGGESSESFARLRIFLNEYHTTEEEISQAFTPTATAEIAIQEGLRLVLQSCDKLEEQVSSLLSEPRR, encoded by the coding sequence ATGAGCGGAACACATCGACGTAAGGGGTTGGAGCAAGAGTTCTTCTTAGTAGATGAGGCGGGCCTTCTTTCACATCGAGCTGATGAATTCCTACAGCGTTGCCGTAAGGTGGCACAAGCAGAGGGGCGCAGTCCGGAGTATTTTGCCCCTGAGTGGGTTAAGCATATGATCGAGATCAATACGCCCGCCGTCTATACGCTTGGAGAACTGGCACACGAGTATCTAAATAATCTGAGACTGGCTTTGCGGGTGGGGCGAGAGATGCATTTGCGACTCTATCCGCTGTCTACCTACCCTTTGCATATCACGCCTATGATCCGTAACAAGCAGCGGTATCATGTACAGGTACGCACGGTTGGATACGAAAGGTTTCTGCATGCCGGGCGATGCACCGGTACGCACCTGCATTTGGACCTGCCTGAGGAGACGCTGGACGCGCGTGTGGGAGTGGCCTACGGCGCTCCCAAAGCGGCGCAAGAGGAGCTGCTAAACACCTACAATTTGGCGACTGCGCTTGACCCGGCCATGATAGCACTCTCACGCGCATGTCCCTTTTATGAAGGACGGAGAATGAACGTCTCCGCCCACACGGTTCGTTATCGAGGCAGTGATGCCTTTGGCTGGGAGGGCGCCTATACGCATCTGCAGCCGGTTGGTGGCCTTCAGCCCTACGCGGCCAGCACTGAGGAATTAGTCGAGCTGCAATTTGCCCGCTACTATGCCTGGCTTGAGGCGATGGATCGTGCCGGGGTCGAGCGCGCTGTCTTCCAAGAGGCGGGGGGGGATTTGCTGAAAGCGGCTTGGAACCGGGTACGGCTCAACGGTATTGGCACGGTAGAGATGCGCGGGATAGACAGTAACTACCCGGAGATTATCCTAGCGCTCGCGACCCTCGTCTATACCGCGGCGGACCGGGTAACACGAGAGCATTTGACGGTAAGGCCCGCTCAGGGAGCGCGGGTCTTTGAGCTAACTCGAACCGGCCTTGTGATGCCCGATTTCAAGTATCTTGATGGCGACCTTCTCTATGCCGCCGTTACTGAAGGAGTCAAAAGCCCTGAAGTAAAAGCGTACCTAGATTCGATCCTAGAGTTTATTATACCAAAGGGCGGCGAAAGTTCAGAGTCTTTCGCAAGACTGCGCATCTTCTTAAACGAATACCACACTACAGAAGAAGAAATCTCGCAAGCGTTTACACCCACCGCAACCGCCGAAATCGCTATCCAAGAAGGCTTGCGGCTTGTGCTACAGTCTTGTGACAAGCTAGAGGAACAGGTCTCATCCCTGCTTAGCGAGCCTCGTCGTTAA
- a CDS encoding DUF202 domain-containing protein: MNSEALKDELAVERTRLANERTFLAYVRTALALLAGGAALAQFFPGYAWVPGVAAILLFAGGITLAFGAYRFIVVRNRLNAK; encoded by the coding sequence ATGAACAGCGAAGCGCTTAAAGATGAGTTGGCTGTCGAGCGCACTCGCCTCGCAAACGAACGCACCTTTCTTGCGTATGTCCGCACGGCCTTGGCATTGTTGGCCGGCGGCGCTGCTCTGGCCCAGTTCTTTCCAGGCTATGCGTGGGTCCCTGGCGTTGCGGCCATACTTCTATTCGCGGGCGGCATAACTTTGGCATTCGGCGCATACCGTTTCATCGTAGTAAGGAATCGACTCAATGCCAAATAG
- a CDS encoding AI-2E family transporter: MLAILQSPTRALYVVLLYLGIQTVESYLLTPLMQKRTVSLPPAVTIFVQVLLGVLVGGLGLVLATPLMAAAFVLVRMLYIEDTLSDSIETDSGEREDP; this comes from the coding sequence TTGCTTGCTATCCTGCAAAGTCCGACGCGCGCCCTTTACGTGGTCCTACTTTATCTCGGTATTCAGACAGTCGAAAGTTACCTTCTGACGCCTCTTATGCAAAAGCGCACGGTTTCTCTACCGCCAGCTGTGACAATTTTCGTGCAGGTTTTGCTTGGCGTGCTAGTGGGCGGGCTTGGGCTTGTGCTGGCAACACCGCTTATGGCAGCCGCTTTTGTCTTAGTGAGGATGTTATATATTGAAGACACGTTGAGTGATTCAATCGAAACAGATAGTGGTGAAAGGGAAGATCCATAG